A window from Sphingobacterium hotanense encodes these proteins:
- a CDS encoding FAD-dependent oxidoreductase, translating into MKNNRRDFLKAIGIGSGALLVDPVIAKSLSEKQIIESELKGPESVFAIRNLETDYLVAGGGMAGFCAALAAARNGLKVILIQNRSRLGGNASSEIRMHICGSTALGQVWRETGLLEEVMLTESHINPQRCWEMLDYVMYDKIVSNPNITLLFDSMLYNVKTKGKKIDEIQAYCSQTEEIYNVKAKYFADCTGDGTLAALAGAEFMRGREAKSEYNEALGLDVRDDITMGNSLLFQSQKHDKPMPFKAPSWARKYEFSDFKHRRIHSWEYGYWWIELGGLENIVHDGQKIRHDLMAVVFGVWDYIKNSGNHPESANWALSWFGSIPGKRESRRITGDYVMTQNDILKQENFEDRVAYGGWPLDDHLPAGMDDTSLSPFRSIALKGPYSIPLRSLYSKSFDNLMMAGRNVSVSHIALSTTRVMATCATMGQAIGTAAAFCVKENLTPRKLYENKAKLKEYQQILLRQDQAILKVKNEDNLDLARQAKVTASSELAGFEAKKVIDGYNRDVQDGDSHQWRASLASGEQYIELSWSKPQNLKSVEFTFDSGLNRHLRLSGEASVMKNQKRGRQPEMLMDYNLELYNGSTLVKKEEVTENILRKVVHSFDGISADRVRLVAKKAQEDENARVFEIRCYA; encoded by the coding sequence ATGAAAAACAATAGAAGAGACTTTTTAAAAGCCATAGGAATTGGCTCTGGAGCTTTACTGGTGGATCCTGTAATTGCAAAATCACTCAGCGAGAAGCAAATTATAGAAAGTGAGCTGAAAGGACCAGAATCAGTATTTGCTATCCGTAATTTAGAAACCGACTATCTCGTAGCAGGAGGAGGGATGGCGGGCTTCTGTGCCGCGCTCGCTGCTGCTAGAAATGGTTTAAAGGTAATATTAATTCAAAATCGATCGAGATTAGGTGGCAATGCCAGTTCCGAGATACGTATGCATATTTGTGGCTCCACTGCTCTAGGACAAGTGTGGAGAGAAACAGGCTTGCTCGAAGAGGTGATGTTGACCGAATCGCATATCAACCCGCAGCGTTGCTGGGAAATGCTCGACTATGTGATGTATGATAAAATCGTATCGAATCCGAATATCACCTTATTGTTTGACAGCATGCTTTATAATGTCAAAACAAAAGGGAAGAAGATTGATGAAATACAAGCCTACTGTTCACAAACTGAAGAAATATACAATGTAAAGGCAAAGTACTTCGCCGATTGTACAGGCGATGGAACATTGGCAGCATTGGCAGGCGCGGAATTTATGCGCGGTCGTGAAGCAAAATCTGAATACAACGAAGCCCTCGGACTCGATGTACGCGACGATATCACGATGGGAAACAGCCTTCTCTTCCAATCGCAAAAACATGATAAACCTATGCCGTTTAAAGCACCTAGCTGGGCTCGAAAATATGAGTTCTCCGACTTTAAGCATCGTAGAATCCATTCCTGGGAGTACGGTTATTGGTGGATTGAGTTGGGTGGATTGGAAAATATTGTACATGATGGTCAAAAGATTCGCCACGATTTGATGGCGGTCGTATTTGGTGTATGGGATTACATCAAGAATTCCGGAAATCATCCCGAATCTGCAAACTGGGCTTTATCTTGGTTTGGATCCATCCCTGGAAAAAGAGAAAGCCGTCGCATTACCGGAGATTATGTCATGACACAAAACGATATCTTGAAACAAGAAAACTTCGAAGATCGCGTAGCCTATGGTGGCTGGCCATTGGATGACCACCTGCCGGCAGGGATGGACGATACTTCGCTCAGCCCATTCCGATCCATCGCTCTGAAAGGACCGTACTCTATACCATTACGTAGTTTGTACAGCAAGTCCTTCGACAATTTAATGATGGCCGGAAGGAACGTATCTGTATCTCATATCGCCCTTTCTACAACCCGTGTGATGGCAACCTGTGCGACGATGGGACAGGCGATCGGTACCGCAGCTGCCTTCTGTGTGAAGGAAAATCTGACTCCGCGAAAGCTATATGAAAACAAAGCAAAACTTAAAGAATATCAGCAGATTCTACTACGCCAAGATCAAGCGATACTGAAGGTGAAAAATGAAGATAATCTGGATTTGGCAAGGCAAGCAAAGGTTACTGCTTCTTCTGAACTAGCGGGTTTCGAAGCGAAAAAAGTTATCGATGGTTATAACCGTGACGTGCAAGATGGTGATAGCCATCAATGGCGAGCGAGCCTAGCTTCTGGCGAGCAATATATAGAGCTTAGTTGGAGCAAGCCTCAAAACTTGAAATCTGTAGAATTTACTTTCGATTCGGGTCTTAACCGTCATTTACGTTTATCCGGAGAAGCGAGTGTGATGAAAAACCAGAAGCGTGGACGACAGCCTGAAATGCTAATGGACTATAACCTAGAATTGTACAATGGCAGCACACTGGTGAAGAAAGAAGAGGTAACTGAAAATATCTTACGCAAAGTCGTACATAGCTTTGATGGTATCTCGGCAGATCGCGTCCGTTTAGTTGCAAAAAAAGCACAGGAAGACGAAAATGCACGCGTTTTTGAAATCAGATGTTATGCATAA
- a CDS encoding RagB/SusD family nutrient uptake outer membrane protein → MKSKIIYLVLSLFLFSCQKLDLNPLSQGSSETWNSDADELIMSLNDLYREALWIKDVDDWTDDWIYRDGLTDITNATINGQSAFVTSGWQNTYKAIARANTVLEGMDRAADILPESQINGYKAEARFVRAAMYSFLLSHYRNVVYLDKTLSIEEAKTIGQMNPDELLKKIYEDFDFAITHLKSSYSSSEVKRATKGAAMALKARIALYMGDFATAKEAASACIALGLYNLHSDYSALFLSKTKQSPESIFLLPRSITLGVALGDRQNYIPRNNGGWAAKDPSWDLFFSYYCTDGLPVDESPLFNPKNPFENRDPRCEATIVPFDQPFLDIIYTPHPLALKTKRVSTGQEITNNDNRAVAQYASFNGLVWRKGVDSDWLLNSWRIEPDNIIIRYADVLLIYAEAKIELNEIDQSVLDAINQVRARAYKVDKSSTNYPKVTTTAQAELRKILRSERRMEFALEGLRYMDIIRWKIAEKVLNKPNFGLLDPADLVSKVVNTGKWFLPTAPPIDEDGSPDFSGFYSQGLIKQIAIRKFDAKKQYIWPIPSTEVLTSGLNQNPNY, encoded by the coding sequence ATGAAAAGTAAAATAATATATTTGGTTTTGTCACTGTTTCTGTTTTCATGCCAGAAGCTTGACTTAAATCCATTATCTCAAGGTTCTAGTGAAACTTGGAATTCTGATGCTGATGAGCTCATCATGTCTCTCAATGATTTATATAGAGAGGCCCTATGGATTAAAGACGTCGACGATTGGACGGACGATTGGATTTACCGAGATGGATTAACTGATATAACGAATGCGACGATAAATGGTCAATCGGCGTTCGTTACTAGTGGTTGGCAAAATACCTACAAAGCGATTGCTAGAGCTAACACAGTGCTTGAAGGTATGGATCGAGCTGCAGATATTTTACCCGAATCACAGATAAATGGTTATAAAGCAGAAGCAAGATTTGTTCGTGCGGCTATGTATTCATTTTTATTGAGTCATTATAGAAATGTCGTTTATCTGGATAAAACATTAAGTATCGAGGAAGCAAAAACGATAGGTCAAATGAATCCAGATGAATTATTAAAGAAAATTTATGAGGATTTCGATTTCGCAATTACCCATTTAAAAAGTTCGTATAGCTCATCGGAAGTGAAGCGTGCCACCAAGGGTGCAGCGATGGCACTGAAAGCGCGTATTGCTCTTTACATGGGCGATTTTGCGACCGCGAAAGAAGCCGCATCTGCATGTATAGCTTTAGGATTATACAACTTGCACTCGGATTACTCAGCGTTGTTCCTCTCGAAAACTAAGCAATCGCCCGAATCAATCTTTCTTTTGCCGCGCTCGATTACTTTAGGAGTAGCATTAGGAGATCGCCAAAATTATATTCCGCGCAATAATGGTGGATGGGCTGCAAAGGATCCTTCATGGGACTTGTTTTTCTCTTACTATTGTACAGACGGTTTACCAGTAGACGAATCTCCGCTTTTCAATCCTAAGAATCCATTTGAAAACCGAGATCCTCGTTGTGAAGCTACAATTGTTCCATTCGATCAGCCGTTTTTAGACATAATCTACACACCGCATCCTTTAGCTTTGAAGACTAAAAGAGTATCTACAGGTCAAGAGATTACAAACAATGACAATAGGGCTGTCGCACAATATGCTTCATTTAATGGATTGGTTTGGAGAAAAGGCGTGGATTCAGATTGGCTTCTAAATTCTTGGCGGATTGAACCCGATAATATAATAATTCGCTATGCAGACGTACTCCTGATCTATGCGGAAGCTAAAATTGAGTTGAACGAAATTGACCAATCGGTATTAGATGCTATAAATCAAGTGAGGGCTAGAGCTTATAAAGTTGATAAATCTTCTACGAATTATCCTAAAGTTACTACAACTGCGCAAGCAGAACTCCGAAAAATTCTTCGTAGCGAACGAAGAATGGAGTTTGCGCTAGAGGGACTTCGCTATATGGATATCATCAGATGGAAAATCGCCGAGAAGGTCTTAAATAAACCAAATTTTGGTTTGTTAGATCCTGCAGACCTAGTTTCTAAGGTTGTTAATACCGGTAAATGGTTTTTACCAACTGCACCGCCTATTGATGAAGATGGCTCACCAGATTTTTCTGGATTCTATAGTCAGGGTTTAATCAAACAAATAGCAATTAGAAAATTCGACGCAAAGAAGCAATATATATGGCCAATACCGTCAACGGAAGTACTAACGAGTGGGTTAAATCAAAACCCAAATTATTAG
- a CDS encoding SusC/RagA family TonB-linked outer membrane protein, whose protein sequence is MKSKVIYPLLIYGLSSLFQEALAQTNVRANGKVISIDGAAIPGATIEVIDVKTKKKETLGSNDQGLFTLNNLSIDGLYNIYVHHVGFQRDSITNFVAKTNQTNSILIRLKPDDNELDEVVVIGYGTVQKKDLTGAISSVDGKDIAVRKTTQLSQALQGAVPGVMATRNNNAPGAAATIRVRGITTITDGGLNPLVILDGVPISGLDQVNPNDIENVTVLKDAASASIYGSRAAAGVILITSKRGKEGVLSLEYNTDIGWESPTELPEYVGAQRYLQLVNELRWNDNNNNQNEYPIYAKDLVDNYLNLNKENPNLYPITDWQSILLKDRAGRQAHQLSVSGAGKNLRTRFSLGYDDTDALYVMRNYERLTSRINNNIDVTDYLSAVVDLNFKRTTDNRPSIDPLYRMGITAPIYAGMWDDGRTASGKDGDNIYGMLTQGGQTKYQYTQFGGKVGIDLKPIEGLTLTGVIAPIFNFDRTKAFRTKVPYTAWNNPEQRLGYINGYETTKLTESRVESYQYTTQFLGNYMKSLGKHNLNLLAGYEFFYYYNEDLSASRDQYLLSGYPYLDLGPLEFRDNSGSAYENAYRSYFGRAMYNYANKYFIQANIRYDGSSRFAKEYRWGVFPSVSAGWSISEENFMKDVSWLNFLKLRASYGTLGNERIGNYPYQSLIQFSNTALFYTGNQVTSQQSASQWQYAIRDITWEKTESYDVGLDFVGLNNRLNATFDVYNKITSDMLLALQIPVFIGFENPNQNTGKMNTKGWELAVGWKDNINKLTYGLSFNISNFKSVMGDLGGTEFLGNQVKMEGSEFNEWYGYLSDGLYQTADEVAGSPVLNANVKPGDVKYKDVSGPDGVPDGIISPEYDRVFLGGSLPQYLYGGQLNLGYGGLSLNVVIQGVGKQNVRQTTDMIQPYQQNWGNFLSILDGNTWSKYNTDAQNLSAKYPRYSNTSATNNYAMSDFWMINGRYFRLKSVNVSYQIPENFLAKYHVKGLGLSFTANDIFTINKFPKGWDPEMTSFTYPITSSFLFGINVKF, encoded by the coding sequence ATGAAAAGTAAAGTAATTTACCCATTGCTAATCTATGGGCTATCATCACTTTTCCAAGAAGCTTTAGCACAGACCAATGTACGTGCTAATGGAAAGGTGATAAGTATTGACGGTGCAGCAATACCGGGAGCAACAATCGAGGTGATAGATGTGAAAACGAAGAAAAAGGAGACTTTAGGATCGAATGATCAAGGTCTTTTCACACTAAACAATCTTAGCATAGATGGACTGTACAACATCTATGTTCACCACGTCGGTTTCCAGCGCGATTCCATCACCAATTTTGTTGCTAAAACCAACCAAACTAACAGTATTTTAATACGTCTTAAACCCGACGATAATGAACTCGATGAGGTCGTCGTTATTGGTTATGGAACAGTCCAGAAGAAAGATCTAACGGGCGCCATTTCATCGGTAGATGGAAAAGATATCGCCGTTCGTAAAACAACCCAGTTGTCCCAAGCATTACAGGGCGCAGTTCCGGGGGTTATGGCAACTAGAAATAACAATGCACCAGGTGCCGCCGCAACAATCCGCGTTCGAGGAATCACTACGATCACCGACGGCGGTCTGAATCCATTGGTCATTCTAGACGGAGTGCCAATTAGTGGCTTGGACCAAGTCAATCCTAACGATATCGAAAACGTAACGGTGCTTAAAGATGCTGCATCTGCTTCAATCTATGGATCCAGAGCTGCTGCCGGTGTTATTTTAATTACATCAAAGCGGGGTAAAGAAGGTGTGCTATCCTTGGAATATAATACGGATATAGGTTGGGAATCTCCAACAGAACTGCCAGAGTACGTAGGAGCGCAACGCTATCTGCAACTCGTGAATGAGCTTCGTTGGAATGATAATAACAACAACCAAAACGAATATCCGATCTACGCAAAAGATTTAGTGGATAACTACCTTAACTTAAATAAAGAAAACCCTAATCTATATCCTATTACCGATTGGCAAAGTATACTGCTAAAAGACAGAGCCGGCCGACAGGCACATCAATTATCCGTTTCTGGGGCTGGGAAAAATCTTAGGACTAGATTCTCATTAGGGTATGATGATACAGACGCGTTATACGTGATGCGCAATTATGAGCGATTAACTTCACGGATAAACAATAATATTGATGTAACCGACTATTTATCTGCTGTTGTTGACTTGAACTTTAAACGTACAACGGATAATCGTCCTTCTATCGATCCATTATATAGAATGGGGATTACAGCACCAATTTATGCAGGGATGTGGGATGATGGAAGGACTGCATCTGGGAAGGACGGCGATAATATCTATGGGATGTTGACTCAAGGGGGGCAAACCAAATATCAATATACCCAATTTGGCGGTAAAGTAGGAATCGACTTGAAGCCGATTGAGGGCCTTACATTGACGGGTGTGATTGCACCAATTTTCAACTTCGATCGGACTAAAGCCTTTCGAACAAAAGTTCCTTATACAGCTTGGAACAACCCAGAACAAAGATTAGGTTACATTAATGGTTATGAAACAACTAAACTTACGGAAAGTAGAGTAGAGAGTTACCAATATACAACCCAATTTTTAGGGAATTATATGAAGAGTCTCGGTAAGCACAATCTAAACCTTTTGGCCGGATACGAATTCTTCTACTACTATAACGAAGATCTATCAGCGAGCCGCGATCAATATTTGCTTAGCGGCTACCCATACCTCGATTTGGGACCTTTGGAATTTAGAGATAACTCTGGTTCAGCATATGAAAATGCATATCGTTCTTATTTCGGGCGAGCAATGTATAATTATGCCAACAAGTACTTTATTCAAGCAAACATACGATACGATGGTTCATCAAGATTCGCTAAAGAATACCGATGGGGTGTTTTCCCATCTGTTTCCGCAGGATGGTCAATCTCAGAAGAAAACTTTATGAAAGACGTCTCTTGGCTTAATTTCTTAAAACTGAGAGCATCTTATGGAACGCTTGGTAATGAGCGTATTGGGAATTACCCTTATCAATCTTTAATTCAGTTTTCTAACACAGCGTTATTTTATACCGGAAATCAAGTTACATCACAACAATCAGCTTCTCAATGGCAGTATGCAATTCGTGATATCACATGGGAAAAAACAGAGTCATATGACGTAGGTCTCGATTTCGTAGGGTTAAACAATAGATTGAATGCTACATTCGACGTCTACAATAAAATAACAAGCGACATGCTCCTTGCACTTCAAATTCCTGTTTTCATTGGTTTCGAGAATCCCAATCAAAATACTGGAAAAATGAATACGAAGGGATGGGAGTTGGCTGTAGGATGGAAGGATAACATTAATAAACTTACTTATGGTCTTTCTTTTAATATCTCAAACTTCAAATCTGTTATGGGAGATTTAGGCGGTACCGAGTTTTTGGGTAATCAAGTTAAAATGGAAGGCAGCGAATTCAATGAATGGTACGGCTATTTATCCGATGGGTTGTATCAAACTGCAGATGAAGTTGCAGGTTCCCCAGTTTTGAATGCCAATGTAAAGCCTGGGGATGTTAAATATAAAGACGTATCGGGTCCTGATGGAGTTCCTGATGGGATAATTTCCCCTGAGTATGATAGAGTGTTTCTAGGAGGTTCATTACCACAGTATTTGTATGGCGGACAGCTTAATTTGGGTTACGGCGGATTGTCATTAAATGTCGTAATTCAAGGGGTCGGTAAACAAAACGTGCGTCAAACTACCGATATGATACAACCTTATCAACAGAATTGGGGAAACTTCCTTTCAATTCTTGACGGAAATACTTGGAGTAAATATAATACTGATGCTCAAAATCTCTCCGCAAAATATCCAAGATATTCTAATACCTCAGCAACAAATAACTATGCTATGTCGGATTTTTGGATGATTAATGGAAGATATTTTCGTCTAAAATCAGTGAATGTCTCGTACCAAATTCCTGAAAACTTCTTAGCAAAGTATCATGTTAAAGGGCTTGGATTATCATTTACTGCTAATGATATTTTCACTATTAATAAGTTCCCTAAAGGTTGGGATCCAGAAATGACGTCATTTACATATCCAATAACGTCATCATTCTTATTCGGTATTAACGTCAAATTTTAA
- a CDS encoding FecR family protein has product MKKEILEKFLSNQCSYNECKDVASYLEGNDDELDKIQLFENLADNEIIHIDQVEKDLLCDAILAKPKQGLLLKRLLIAAAVLLFVAFSFYKLGKHDSPSHLESPLLVEIVNDTESAEWHILPDSSRVKLSPAAKLTYRTNFAKDRELNQVAGEITYFVHANKDLPFRVINQGVQTRAVGTTFSIDDYNNENLIIKLLEGKIVVEDPTDNTDSEIILNNPTAIVVSKVNFTYNHINENKEGHKKAWDKERKSIRNNYSESTIAWSNQVVNFSGVSNADLFSIMERLYGVSIDVENPKITNGNFTGELYQNDNLENLLTIFCQINGCNFTIKDNIIRIK; this is encoded by the coding sequence GTGAAAAAGGAGATCTTAGAAAAGTTTTTGTCAAACCAATGTTCTTACAATGAATGTAAGGATGTGGCGTCCTATTTGGAAGGCAATGACGACGAACTGGATAAGATACAACTATTCGAAAATTTAGCCGACAACGAAATCATTCATATTGACCAAGTTGAAAAAGATCTCTTATGCGATGCTATTTTAGCGAAGCCTAAACAGGGACTGCTACTCAAGCGCCTGTTGATCGCAGCCGCTGTATTACTATTCGTTGCATTTTCGTTTTACAAACTAGGAAAGCACGATAGCCCTTCGCATCTGGAGTCTCCTTTATTGGTAGAAATCGTAAATGATACAGAATCAGCAGAATGGCATATCTTGCCAGACAGCAGCAGAGTAAAACTAAGTCCGGCAGCTAAGCTTACTTATCGGACCAACTTCGCTAAAGATAGAGAGTTAAACCAAGTAGCCGGCGAAATTACCTATTTCGTTCATGCAAATAAAGATCTTCCATTTCGTGTGATCAATCAAGGTGTCCAAACGCGGGCCGTTGGAACAACCTTTTCTATCGACGATTACAATAACGAAAATTTAATCATCAAGCTGTTAGAAGGAAAGATAGTTGTAGAAGATCCTACAGATAATACCGATAGTGAAATCATTTTGAATAACCCAACGGCTATAGTAGTCAGTAAGGTTAATTTTACCTATAACCATATCAACGAGAATAAGGAAGGGCATAAAAAAGCTTGGGATAAGGAGCGTAAGTCGATCCGCAATAATTATTCGGAAAGTACGATTGCCTGGTCCAATCAAGTCGTCAACTTCAGTGGCGTATCAAATGCCGACCTATTCAGCATAATGGAACGACTTTATGGTGTCTCCATTGATGTCGAAAATCCAAAGATTACCAACGGTAATTTTACAGGAGAACTATACCAGAACGATAACCTAGAAAATTTACTTACAATTTTCTGTCAAATAAATGGATGCAACTTTACTATAAAAGATAATATTATAAGAATTAAATAA
- a CDS encoding RNA polymerase sigma factor, which translates to MYLQIDEESFRAVFTKYYDRIYSGFYKKTGSYEIAQDLTQQTFIKFWRYRDSYSPELTVEIQLFRKGKLVFIDWLRKESKERQMIDSLKQQEKIPIDELSTDLKDSLQNAINGLSPVRKEVFNMAYIEGYSHKEIAEKLNVSIRTVETHIYKSVQQLRKILALIYIMLHL; encoded by the coding sequence ATGTATTTACAAATTGATGAGGAGAGTTTTAGAGCGGTATTTACGAAATACTACGACCGTATATATTCTGGGTTTTATAAAAAAACAGGATCCTATGAAATCGCGCAGGACCTAACTCAACAGACCTTCATCAAATTTTGGCGATATCGCGATAGTTATAGCCCGGAGCTTACCGTCGAAATTCAATTATTCAGAAAAGGCAAGCTTGTTTTTATCGATTGGTTGAGAAAAGAATCGAAAGAGCGGCAAATGATCGATAGCCTCAAGCAACAGGAAAAAATCCCCATCGATGAACTCTCTACCGACCTCAAGGACTCGCTGCAAAATGCAATCAATGGACTCTCCCCGGTGCGAAAAGAGGTTTTCAATATGGCATACATCGAAGGCTATAGCCATAAAGAGATTGCTGAGAAGTTGAATGTTTCCATCCGAACCGTCGAAACACATATCTATAAATCTGTGCAACAACTTCGGAAAATACTCGCCCTTATCTACATTATGCTACATCTTTAA
- the icd gene encoding NADP-dependent isocitrate dehydrogenase codes for MSDKITISGSGKLNVPDQVSIPFIIGDGIGPDIWHASVRVFDAAIAKAYNNQRKINWLEVLAGEKAFNETGNWLPEATLDKFKEYLVGIKGPLTTPIGGGIRSLNVALRKELDLYVCQRPTKWYEGVPSPVKHPEKVDMVVFRENTEDIYAGIEFAAGTAEARRIQDFLKDDLSVDYNFTNTTGVGLKFVSEEGSKRLIRAAIEFAIAEGRKSITIVHKGNIMKYTEGAFKNWGYQLAESEFGDKLYTWNQWEKTKEASGADAANAEQKAAEAAGKIIVKDIIADNFLQQILLAPQDYDVVATLNLNGDYISDALAAMVGGIGIAPGANINYKTGHAIFEATHGTAPRFANTDSMNPCSVILSGVMMLDYMGWSEAADAIVQAVAETIKEKTVTVDFYNLMEDATLLKTSEFANKVIEKL; via the coding sequence ATGAGCGATAAAATAACGATTAGCGGTTCAGGGAAATTGAATGTCCCAGATCAGGTAAGCATACCCTTTATTATCGGAGACGGAATCGGGCCGGACATCTGGCATGCTTCTGTACGTGTTTTCGATGCAGCAATTGCCAAAGCCTATAATAACCAACGGAAGATCAACTGGTTGGAAGTCCTTGCCGGTGAAAAAGCATTCAATGAAACAGGAAACTGGTTGCCAGAGGCAACATTAGACAAATTCAAAGAATATCTTGTTGGTATCAAAGGTCCTTTAACAACACCAATCGGTGGAGGAATCCGTTCATTGAATGTTGCTTTGCGCAAGGAGCTTGATCTTTATGTTTGTCAGCGTCCTACAAAATGGTACGAAGGTGTGCCTTCTCCCGTGAAGCATCCGGAAAAAGTTGATATGGTCGTATTTCGTGAGAATACGGAGGATATTTACGCGGGGATAGAATTCGCAGCAGGCACGGCGGAAGCCAGACGCATTCAAGACTTCCTTAAAGACGATCTAAGCGTAGATTATAACTTCACTAATACAACGGGAGTCGGGTTAAAGTTCGTCTCAGAGGAAGGCTCAAAACGTTTGATACGAGCAGCGATCGAATTTGCTATAGCTGAAGGAAGAAAATCCATTACCATTGTACACAAGGGTAATATCATGAAATATACCGAGGGTGCCTTTAAAAATTGGGGATATCAACTTGCGGAGTCAGAATTCGGGGATAAGCTATACACTTGGAATCAATGGGAAAAGACGAAAGAGGCTAGTGGTGCCGACGCGGCTAATGCCGAACAGAAAGCAGCAGAAGCCGCAGGAAAGATAATTGTTAAAGACATTATCGCGGACAACTTCTTGCAACAGATTCTACTCGCACCTCAGGATTATGATGTGGTAGCGACGTTAAACTTAAACGGCGACTATATTTCAGATGCCTTAGCGGCGATGGTAGGTGGTATTGGTATTGCCCCAGGCGCAAATATCAATTATAAAACCGGACATGCTATTTTCGAAGCTACCCACGGAACAGCACCAAGGTTCGCCAATACGGATAGTATGAACCCTTGTTCGGTTATTCTAAGCGGGGTCATGATGTTAGATTACATGGGTTGGAGCGAAGCAGCGGATGCCATCGTACAGGCAGTAGCTGAAACGATAAAAGAAAAAACCGTCACAGTGGATTTCTATAATCTAATGGAAGACGCAACGCTTCTTAAAACAAGCGAATTTGCCAATAAAGTGATCGAAAAACTATAA